Within the Enterobacter roggenkampii genome, the region AGCGCGCTGCCGCCAAAAATCCCGGCACAGATCAGCAGCAAATCGCTTACCGCGCACAGCAGGGCAATCATCAGATGGTACTGGCGGCGGATGCCCTGATTCATCACGAACGCATTTTGCGGGCCGAGGGGAAGGATCATAGCCGCACCTAAGGCAAGCCCTTGAAAATAATAAGATAGCATGATGATTTTCTCGCAGTGTTGTTCTGGAAGCTGACTATACTGCGCGAACTACATTAGATGAAATGGATAATATTAATTGGGTATTAGCGGAGCTTATGAAGGTAAAGCCCGGTGGCGCTAGCGCTTACCGGGCCTACAACGTCGGGGGATTACTCGGCGGCTTTCTCGCGTTTAAGATTCACGTCCATCTGCGGATACGGGAAACTGATGCCGTTGGCGTCGAAGTCGCGCTTAATGCGTTCCAGCACGTCCCAGTATACGTTTTGCAGATCGCTGCTTTTGCTCCAGATACGCACCACAAAGTTAATGGAGGAAGCGCCGAGTTCATTCAGGCGAACCGTCTGCTCTTTGTCTTTCAGAATGCGATCGTCAGAAGCAATGATGTTGGTAATCAGCGACTTCACCTGATCGATGTCGGAGTCGTATGCCACGCTGATAATCAGTTCGTTACGACGCACCGGCTCACGGGAGAAGTTGATAATGTTGCCCGCGATAATTTTCCCGTTCGGCACGACCACGATGCGGCCATCGACGGTACGCATAGTCGTTGAGAAAATCTGCACCTGCAGCACGGTTCCGGCAATGCCGCCAAGGTCAACGTATTCGCCGGAGCGGAACGGACGGAAGGTCACCAGCAGCACGCCTGCCGCCAGGTTTGAAAGCGAGCCCTGCAGT harbors:
- the mscS gene encoding small-conductance mechanosensitive channel MscS, whose amino-acid sequence is MEQLDVVDSINNAGNWLVRNQALLLSYAVNIVAAIAIIIVGMIVARIVSNTVNRVMLARHIDATVADFLSALVRYGIIAFTLIAALGRVGVQTASVIAVLGAAGLAIGLALQGSLSNLAAGVLLVTFRPFRSGEYVDLGGIAGTVLQVQIFSTTMRTVDGRIVVVPNGKIIAGNIINFSREPVRRNELIISVAYDSDIDQVKSLITNIIASDDRILKDKEQTVRLNELGASSINFVVRIWSKSSDLQNVYWDVLERIKRDFDANGISFPYPQMDVNLKREKAAE